A stretch of the Bos indicus isolate NIAB-ARS_2022 breed Sahiwal x Tharparkar chromosome 13, NIAB-ARS_B.indTharparkar_mat_pri_1.0, whole genome shotgun sequence genome encodes the following:
- the MSRB2 gene encoding methionine-R-sulfoxide reductase B2, mitochondrial: MARLLRALRGLTLREAPGWAVRGRADCGGFRAGAGSPQAGSLIKRQPALSKSEWQKKLTPEQFHVTREKGTEPPFSGIYLNNKEPGMYHCVCCDSPLFSSEKKFCSGTGWPSFSEAHGTSGSDESNTGILRRADTSLGPARTEVVCKQCEAHLGHVFPDGPGPAGQRFCINSVALRFKPRKH, from the exons ATGGCGCGCCTCCTGCGGGCTCTGCGGGGCCTAACCCTCCGCGAGGCGCCCGGGTGGGCTGTGCGGGGCCGAGCGGACTGCGGCGGCTTCCGCGCAGGTGCTGGATCCCCGCAAGCAG GGTCTCTTATAAAACGTCAGCCGGCTCTCTCCAAGAGTGAGTGGCAGAAGAAGCTGACACCAGAGCAGTTCCATGTCACGAGAGAAAAAGGGACGGAGCCG CCTTTCAGTGGGATCTACCTGAATAACAAGGAACCAGGGATGTATCACTGTGTGTGTTGCGACAGCCCGCTCTTCAG CTCTGAGAAGAAGTTCTGCTCCGGCACGGGATGGCCTTCGTTCTCTGAGGCTCATGGGACATCTGGCTCTGATGAGAGTAACACGGGGATCCTGAGACGTGCGGACACCTCGTTGGGACCAGCTCGCACAGAGGTCGTCTGTAAGCAG TGTGAAGCTCACCTTGGCCATGTGTTCCCCGACGGACCTGGGCCTGCTGGGCAGAGGTTCTGCATCAACAGTGTGGCGCTCCGGTTCAAGCCAAGAAAACACTGA